A single Numenius arquata chromosome 1, bNumArq3.hap1.1, whole genome shotgun sequence DNA region contains:
- the ICOSLG gene encoding ICOS ligand, whose protein sequence is MEPRSYGFLLLLLHVLRAVIALEEKIIISKLGDNATLSCIYRERELHLKNLRVYWQITDQEECSVVHALISGQDNESEQCIHFKNRTQLFWDRLEKGDFSLLLLNVSQSDKHKYKCVVLQKTEYTRVIHQTEVVLSLAASYSQPVLSGPMRNSDSTGEEVTFSCRSGNGYPRPNVYWINKTDNSHLPPSELEITPHDDGTYSVFSTLKVKATSNMQIECSVENKILQENLSANYTEQKQSNDFSTESHKNLEKNGRGAQAAGIVSIVILMGVLAVLTCWLWKRRSSKLVSYTDVQPNEDKGEINSPV, encoded by the exons ATGGAGCCGCGAAG ctATGGGTTTCTGTTACTACTCCTTCATGTCCTGAGAGCTG TTATTGCGCTGGAGGAGAAGATCATCATCAGTAAACTTGGAGACAATGCTACACTCAGTTGCATTTATCGAGAAAGAGAACTGCACTTAAAAAATTTACGGGTATATTGGCAAATAACTGATCAAGAAGAGTGTTCAGTTGTACATGCACTGATCTCTGGTCAAGACAATGAAAGTGAACAGTGTATTCACTTTAAAAACAGGACTCAATTATTTTGGGACAGATTGGAAAAGGGTGATTTTTCTCTGCTACTTCTAAATGTCAGCCAGAGTGATAAACATAAGTACAAATGTGTAGTACTGCAGAAAACTGAATATACCAGAGTGATTCACCAGACAGAAGTGGTTCTCAGTTTAGCAG CTAGTTATAGCCAACCCGTACTCAGTGGACCGATGAGAAACAGTGACAGCACTGGAGAGGAGGTGACTTTCAGCTGCAGGTCTGGCAATGGATACCCAAGACCCAATGTTTATTGGATAAATAAAACAGACAACAGCCACCTGCCTCCATCAGAGCTAGAGATCACCCCCCACGACGATGGCACCTATAGCGTTTTTAGCACGCTTAAGGTTAAAGCCACTTCTAACATGCAAATAGAGTGCTCcgtagaaaataaaatactgcaggaAAATCTATCAGCCAACT aCACAGAGCAGAAACAAAGTAATGATTTTAGCACAGAAAGTCacaaaaacctggaaaaaaatggaagaggtgCTCAAGCAGCTGGCATTGTTTCCATTGTTATTCTGATGGGTGTTCTAGCTGTTTTAACCTGCTGGCTGTGGAAACGGAGATCCTCTAAACTAGTGTCCTACACAG atgtcCAACCAAATgaagacaaaggagaaatcaACT CACCTGTCTAA